One Anabaena sphaerica FACHB-251 DNA window includes the following coding sequences:
- a CDS encoding retropepsin-like domain-containing protein: protein MNTTPSKSETDEILKWLNRNRQMLLDLYKNQYVAYNANGIIAHSENLREVLELAKAAKQTFLIYLVPHHTASIEILPIRFRTVARHDWQPNYSVKLKHGNIEFSTTMLVDSGAELSLISLKVGQDLGYALADAESILLAETIGGKVEYVLRNVEMTIDGHNFIASVAWLQTNTGGEQLLLGREVVFDKFNIEFRQAEEKIIFTWREDLHS, encoded by the coding sequence ATGAACACAACACCTTCTAAAAGCGAAACTGATGAAATACTTAAGTGGTTAAACCGCAACCGCCAAATGTTATTAGATTTATATAAAAATCAATATGTTGCTTATAATGCTAACGGGATAATTGCACACAGCGAGAACTTACGCGAAGTTTTAGAATTAGCTAAAGCTGCAAAACAGACGTTTTTAATTTATTTAGTTCCTCATCACACAGCTTCTATAGAGATTTTACCAATTCGTTTCCGCACCGTTGCCCGTCATGATTGGCAACCAAATTATAGCGTTAAATTAAAGCACGGAAATATAGAATTTTCTACAACAATGTTAGTAGATTCCGGTGCTGAATTGAGTTTAATTTCATTAAAAGTAGGTCAAGATTTAGGTTATGCTTTAGCTGATGCAGAATCTATTTTATTAGCAGAAACCATAGGAGGCAAAGTTGAGTATGTTTTACGTAATGTAGAAATGACAATTGATGGACATAATTTTATTGCTTCTGTAGCATGGTTACAAACTAATACGGGTGGAGAACAATTATTATTAGGTCGAGAAGTTGTATTTGATAAGTTTAATATTGAATTTAGACAAGCTGAGGAGAAAATTATTTTTACATGGCGTGAAGATTTGCATTCATAA
- a CDS encoding 2TM domain-containing protein, which translates to MTYNSEEMQQILEVAFRRKQQGEYTREQIIEIASELGVSSESLQAAEQEWLKKQVEVKKDQMSNNQKHKEFLAHLFTFIAVNGFLILLNLFTSPGYFWAIFPLLGWGLGLFLHWMKAYM; encoded by the coding sequence ATGACTTACAATTCAGAAGAAATGCAACAAATTCTCGAAGTGGCTTTTAGACGTAAGCAACAAGGAGAATATACAAGAGAACAAATAATAGAAATCGCATCAGAATTAGGTGTTTCTTCAGAATCTCTACAAGCTGCGGAACAGGAATGGTTAAAAAAACAAGTAGAAGTGAAAAAAGATCAGATGTCTAATAATCAAAAACACAAAGAGTTCTTAGCACATTTATTTACTTTTATTGCTGTTAATGGGTTTTTGATTTTGTTGAATCTGTTCACAAGTCCTGGATATTTTTGGGCGATTTTTCCCCTTTTAGGTTGGGGTTTAGGTTTGTTTTTACATTGGATGAAAGCTTATATGTAA